The Streptomyces tendae genome has a window encoding:
- a CDS encoding acyl-CoA thioesterase: MTAEAPSAPALSHGRLMPVTVHFDDLDALGLLHNARYPLLVERAWAEWMQAVGVAFDGDWAAAGDACNAVKELRLTYEAPVTRPGPYTVHLWLDRLGTTGLTYAFRFCSADGSVTYARGSRVLVRLDATTLRPAPWTEGFRNAARELLRPDA, translated from the coding sequence GTGACCGCCGAAGCCCCGTCCGCGCCCGCCCTGTCCCACGGCCGGCTGATGCCCGTGACCGTCCACTTCGACGACCTCGACGCGCTGGGGCTGCTGCACAACGCCCGCTACCCGCTGCTCGTCGAGCGCGCCTGGGCCGAGTGGATGCAGGCGGTCGGTGTCGCCTTCGACGGCGACTGGGCCGCCGCCGGCGACGCCTGCAACGCGGTCAAGGAACTGCGCCTCACCTACGAGGCCCCGGTGACCCGGCCCGGCCCCTACACCGTCCACCTGTGGCTGGACCGGCTCGGCACCACCGGGCTCACCTACGCCTTCCGGTTCTGCTCGGCGGACGGCTCGGTGACCTACGCCCGGGGCAGCCGGGTACTGGTGCGGCTCGACGCCACGACCCTGCGCCCGGCGCCCTGGACCGAGGGCTTCAGGAACGCGGCTCGGGAACTGCTGCGTCCGGACGCGTGA
- a CDS encoding MFS transporter produces MSAVIHTRHEVGRARYAVAAVFAVHGAVTGSFATRVPWIQDHAGVSAGQLGLALAFPALGASLAMPLAGGITHRFGARNALRGLLALWTLALVLPSAAPNMLTLCLALFVFGATAGMSDVAMNALGVEVENRLDKSIMSGLHGMWSVGAVVGSAAGTLAAHIGADARLHHALAAAVLTVAGFAACGWVLDLQPTEDEDPPPRFALPPRSALLIGAIGFCAVFAEGASLDWSAVYLRDQLETSAGLAAACTTGFTLTMAVARIAGDRVVDRYGAVRTVRAGGVVALLGGLLIVFAGHPAVAMGGFALMGLGIAVVVPLCFAAAGRSGSNPSLAIAGVATITYTSGLIAPSAIGMLAQATSLVVSFALVTVLTCGIAGFAGVLRAGDRVKVTRPDAAVPEPRS; encoded by the coding sequence ATGAGTGCAGTGATCCACACACGGCATGAGGTGGGACGGGCGCGGTACGCCGTCGCGGCCGTGTTCGCGGTGCACGGCGCCGTCACCGGTTCCTTCGCCACCCGCGTGCCGTGGATCCAGGACCACGCCGGAGTCAGCGCCGGGCAGTTGGGCCTGGCGCTGGCCTTCCCCGCGCTCGGCGCGTCCCTGGCGATGCCGCTCGCGGGAGGCATCACCCACCGCTTCGGCGCCCGTAACGCGCTGCGCGGCCTGCTCGCGCTGTGGACGCTCGCGCTCGTGCTGCCGTCGGCCGCCCCGAACATGCTCACGCTGTGCCTGGCCCTGTTCGTCTTCGGCGCCACGGCGGGCATGTCGGACGTGGCGATGAACGCCCTCGGCGTCGAGGTGGAGAACCGCCTCGACAAATCGATCATGTCGGGCCTGCACGGCATGTGGAGCGTCGGCGCCGTCGTCGGCTCGGCGGCCGGCACGCTCGCCGCGCACATCGGCGCGGACGCCCGGCTGCACCACGCGCTGGCGGCCGCCGTGCTGACGGTCGCGGGCTTCGCGGCCTGCGGCTGGGTGCTCGACCTTCAGCCGACCGAGGACGAGGACCCGCCGCCCCGCTTCGCCCTGCCGCCCCGCTCGGCGCTGCTCATCGGCGCGATCGGCTTCTGCGCGGTGTTCGCCGAGGGGGCGAGCCTGGACTGGTCGGCGGTCTACCTGCGCGACCAGTTGGAGACCTCGGCGGGTCTCGCGGCGGCCTGCACCACCGGGTTCACCCTCACCATGGCGGTCGCCCGCATCGCGGGCGACCGGGTGGTGGACCGCTACGGCGCGGTGCGCACCGTCCGCGCCGGCGGCGTGGTCGCCCTCCTCGGCGGCCTGCTGATCGTGTTCGCCGGGCACCCGGCCGTGGCGATGGGCGGGTTCGCGCTGATGGGGCTCGGCATCGCGGTGGTCGTGCCGCTGTGCTTCGCCGCCGCCGGGCGCAGCGGCTCCAATCCGAGCCTGGCCATCGCGGGCGTGGCGACCATCACCTACACCTCGGGGCTGATCGCCCCGAGCGCGATCGGCATGCTGGCCCAGGCGACCAGCCTGGTGGTGTCGTTCGCGCTGGTGACGGTGCTGACGTGCGGCATCGCGGGCTTCGCCGGGGTGCTGCGCGCGGGTGACCGGGTGAAGGTCACGCGTCCGGACGCAGCAGTTCCCGAGCCGCGTTCCTGA
- a CDS encoding ROK family transcriptional regulator, giving the protein MAASPSTARAINDRLALRLLQREGPLTAGQLKQLTGLSRPTVADLVERLTAAGLIEVAGEARAQRRGPNAKLYGIVAGRAHLAALDVRTEGVAVVVSDLVGGVLAEASLPITDDVGTGPAVEQAVALVERTAKEAGADRLHTVGIGAPGLIDPASGELRDSTSLPEWHRRLVAALQERLPEARVSVENETNLAALAEQRDGAARDRDTFVLLWLGHGTGAAVILDGTLRRGASGGTGEIGFLPVPGTRGLPSATDCAGGFHSLVGAEAVARLASEHGVAAGPGAESEAAGAVRAAVAAARPGAAEEGFLDVLADRTAVGVASVVALLDPGCVVLGGEVGQAGGEALAARVHERLTAMSPLPVDVRPSTLGGGAVLRGALLTARDRAQDELFGTPGH; this is encoded by the coding sequence ATGGCCGCATCCCCGAGCACCGCCCGAGCCATCAACGACCGGCTCGCCCTGCGCCTGCTCCAGCGAGAGGGCCCGCTCACCGCAGGGCAGCTGAAACAGCTCACCGGACTGTCCCGGCCCACCGTCGCCGACCTGGTCGAACGCCTCACCGCGGCCGGTCTGATCGAGGTCGCGGGGGAGGCCCGCGCCCAGCGCCGCGGCCCCAACGCCAAGCTGTACGGCATCGTCGCCGGCCGCGCCCACCTGGCCGCCCTCGACGTCCGCACGGAGGGCGTCGCCGTGGTCGTCTCCGACCTCGTCGGCGGGGTCCTGGCCGAGGCCTCGCTGCCCATCACCGACGACGTCGGCACCGGCCCGGCCGTCGAGCAGGCGGTCGCCTTGGTCGAGCGGACGGCCAAGGAGGCCGGCGCCGACCGGCTGCACACCGTGGGGATCGGCGCGCCCGGCCTCATCGACCCGGCCAGCGGCGAACTGCGCGACTCCACGAGCCTGCCCGAGTGGCACCGGCGCCTGGTCGCCGCCCTTCAGGAACGGCTGCCCGAGGCCCGGGTCAGCGTGGAGAACGAGACCAACCTGGCCGCCCTCGCCGAGCAGCGCGACGGCGCCGCCCGCGACCGGGACACCTTCGTCCTGCTGTGGCTGGGCCACGGGACAGGCGCGGCTGTGATCCTCGACGGCACCCTGCGCCGGGGTGCTTCCGGCGGCACCGGCGAGATCGGTTTCCTCCCGGTCCCGGGCACGCGGGGGCTGCCCTCCGCGACCGACTGCGCGGGCGGCTTCCACTCCCTGGTCGGCGCCGAGGCGGTCGCGCGCCTCGCGAGCGAGCACGGTGTCGCCGCCGGGCCCGGGGCCGAGTCGGAGGCGGCCGGCGCGGTGCGGGCTGCCGTCGCGGCGGCGCGCCCCGGCGCGGCGGAGGAGGGCTTCCTCGACGTCCTGGCAGACCGGACCGCGGTGGGCGTCGCCTCGGTGGTGGCGCTCCTGGACCCCGGGTGCGTGGTCCTGGGCGGCGAGGTCGGACAGGCCGGCGGCGAGGCGCTGGCCGCGCGGGTGCACGAGCGCCTGACCGCGATGTCCCCGCTCCCGGTCGACGTACGGCCCAGCACCCTGGGCGGGGGAGCGGTGCTCCGGGGCGCCCTGCTCACCGCCCGCGACCGAGCCCAGGACGAACTCTTCGGGACACCCGGGCACTGA
- a CDS encoding SDR family oxidoreductase: protein MSTILVTGGSGTLGRHVTDRLRTDGHEVRVLSRHTRPYAVDLREGGSGLDRAVDGADTVVHCATSARGGDEKAARNLIAAARRAGVGHLVYISIVGVDRVPYPYYRTKLAVERLVEDSGTGFTVLRATQFHDLVFRVLRGLAKSPVVPLPARVKDQPVEVTEVAERLAQLAQGTPVGRAEDMGGPEVRTFDSLARAYLRAAGRRRAVVKVPLRGAAYDAFRAGGHLAPQHAVGIRTFDEYLTTRFDGGGARR from the coding sequence ATGAGCACGATCCTGGTGACCGGCGGAAGCGGAACCCTCGGCCGGCATGTCACCGACCGGCTGCGGACGGACGGCCATGAGGTGCGGGTGCTCAGCCGGCACACGCGGCCCTACGCGGTCGACCTGCGTGAGGGCGGTAGCGGTCTGGACCGGGCCGTGGACGGGGCGGACACGGTCGTGCACTGCGCGACCTCGGCGCGCGGCGGCGACGAGAAGGCCGCGCGGAACCTGATCGCCGCCGCGCGGCGGGCCGGGGTGGGGCACCTCGTCTACATCTCGATCGTCGGTGTCGACCGGGTGCCGTACCCCTATTACCGGACCAAGCTGGCGGTGGAGCGGCTGGTCGAGGACTCCGGGACCGGCTTCACGGTGCTGCGTGCCACCCAGTTCCACGACCTGGTGTTCCGGGTGCTGCGGGGCCTGGCGAAGTCACCGGTCGTGCCGCTGCCCGCGCGGGTGAAGGACCAGCCGGTGGAGGTCACGGAGGTCGCGGAGCGCCTGGCCCAGCTGGCCCAGGGCACGCCGGTGGGCCGCGCGGAGGACATGGGCGGGCCCGAGGTACGCACCTTCGACTCCCTGGCACGCGCCTATCTCCGGGCCGCGGGGCGTCGGCGCGCGGTGGTGAAGGTCCCGCTGCGCGGCGCGGCGTACGACGCGTTCCGTGCCGGCGGCCACCTCGCCCCGCAACACGCGGTGGGCATCCGCACCTTCGACGAGTACCTCACCACCCGCTTCGACGGGGGCGGTGCGCGCCGGTAG
- a CDS encoding riboflavin synthase: protein MFTGIVEELGQVTAVETLDDACRFRLRGPVVTDGARHGDSIAVNGVCLTVVEHEGDEFTADVMAETLRRSSLGALAVGSRVNLERPTAVGDRLGGHIVQGHVDGTGEILDRTPSEHWEIVKISLPADLSRYVVEKGSITVDGISLTVVDAGRDHFTVSLIPTTLALTTLGIKKPGDPVNLEVDVIAKYVERMLGDRVTDEGGSR, encoded by the coding sequence GTGTTCACCGGAATCGTCGAAGAGCTGGGCCAGGTCACGGCCGTCGAGACCCTCGACGACGCCTGTCGCTTCCGGCTGCGAGGCCCCGTCGTCACCGACGGCGCCCGGCACGGAGACTCCATCGCCGTCAACGGCGTCTGCCTCACCGTCGTGGAGCACGAGGGCGACGAGTTCACCGCCGACGTCATGGCGGAGACCCTCCGGCGCTCCAGCCTCGGCGCCCTCGCCGTCGGCTCCCGCGTCAACCTGGAGCGGCCCACGGCCGTCGGCGACCGCCTCGGCGGCCACATCGTGCAGGGCCACGTCGACGGCACCGGCGAGATCCTCGACCGGACCCCGTCCGAGCACTGGGAGATCGTGAAGATCTCCCTCCCCGCGGACCTGAGCCGCTACGTCGTGGAGAAGGGTTCCATCACCGTCGACGGCATCAGCCTCACCGTCGTCGACGCCGGCCGGGACCACTTCACGGTGAGCCTCATCCCCACCACCCTCGCCCTGACCACCCTCGGCATCAAGAAGCCCGGCGACCCGGTCAACCTCGAGGTGGACGTCATCGCCAAGTACGTCGAGCGGATGCTCGGCGACCGCGTCACCGATGAGGGGGGCTCCCGGTGA
- the ribH gene encoding 6,7-dimethyl-8-ribityllumazine synthase — protein sequence MSGKGAPELTVRNVGDLRVAVVAAQWHEKVMDGLVDGALRALHDLGIDEPTLLRVPGSWELPVVAKVLAGRGYDAIVALGVVIRGGTPHFEYVCQGVTQGLTQVSVDTGVPVGFGLLTCDDEQQALDRAGLPGSREDKGHEAVTAAVATAACLRSVSEPWR from the coding sequence GTGAGCGGCAAGGGTGCACCGGAACTGACCGTACGCAATGTGGGTGACCTGCGGGTCGCCGTCGTCGCGGCACAGTGGCACGAGAAGGTGATGGACGGACTGGTCGACGGCGCCCTGCGCGCCCTGCACGACCTGGGCATCGACGAGCCGACCCTGCTCCGGGTCCCCGGCAGCTGGGAACTGCCCGTCGTCGCCAAGGTGCTGGCCGGCCGGGGGTACGACGCGATCGTCGCCCTCGGCGTCGTCATCCGGGGCGGCACACCGCACTTCGAGTACGTGTGCCAGGGCGTCACCCAGGGGCTCACCCAGGTGTCCGTCGACACCGGCGTCCCCGTCGGCTTCGGCCTGCTCACCTGCGACGACGAGCAGCAGGCCCTGGACCGGGCCGGACTGCCCGGCTCCCGCGAGGACAAGGGGCACGAGGCGGTCACCGCGGCCGTCGCCACCGCCGCCTGCCTGCGCTCGGTGTCCGAACCCTGGCGGTGA
- a CDS encoding phosphoribosyl-ATP diphosphatase: MSKKTFEELFTELQHKAAHGDPATSRTAELVDKGVHAIGKKVVEEAAEVWMAAEYEGKEAAAEEISQLLYHVQVMMVARGISLDDVYAHL, translated from the coding sequence ATGTCCAAGAAGACGTTCGAGGAGCTCTTCACCGAGCTCCAGCACAAGGCCGCCCACGGGGACCCCGCCACCTCCCGCACCGCCGAGCTGGTGGACAAGGGCGTCCATGCCATCGGCAAGAAGGTCGTCGAAGAGGCCGCCGAGGTCTGGATGGCCGCCGAGTACGAGGGCAAGGAGGCGGCCGCCGAGGAGATCTCGCAGCTGCTGTACCACGTCCAGGTGATGATGGTCGCCCGCGGCATCTCCCTCGACGACGTCTACGCCCACCTGTAA
- the hisG gene encoding ATP phosphoribosyltransferase: MLRIAVPNKGSLSGPAAEMLHEAGYQQRRESKELRIVDPVNEVEFFYLRPRDIAIYVASGRLDIGITGRDLLIDSGADAEEILPLGFARSTFRYAAKPGTVTTAADLAGTTVATSYEGIVAAHLAEHGIDASVVHLDGAVETAIQLGVAEVIADVVETGTSLRNAGLEVVGEPIMTSEAVVILPRARTHSPGGTPTTGADGEEPKVQQFLRRLQGVLVARTYVMMDYDCRVEQLEKAVALTPGLESPTVSPLHNEGWVAVRAMVPSKEAQRIMDDLYDIGARAILTTAIHACRL; this comes from the coding sequence ATGCTGCGCATCGCCGTCCCCAACAAGGGTTCCCTGTCCGGCCCTGCGGCGGAGATGCTGCATGAGGCCGGCTACCAGCAGCGGCGGGAGTCCAAGGAACTGCGGATCGTCGACCCGGTCAACGAGGTGGAGTTCTTCTACCTCCGCCCCCGCGACATCGCGATCTACGTCGCCTCCGGCCGGCTGGACATCGGCATCACCGGCCGTGACCTGCTGATCGACTCCGGCGCCGACGCCGAGGAGATCCTCCCGCTGGGCTTCGCCCGCTCCACCTTCCGCTACGCCGCCAAGCCCGGCACCGTCACCACCGCCGCGGACCTGGCCGGCACGACCGTCGCCACCTCCTACGAGGGCATCGTCGCCGCGCACCTCGCGGAGCACGGCATCGACGCGTCCGTCGTCCACCTCGACGGCGCGGTCGAGACCGCCATCCAGCTCGGTGTCGCCGAGGTCATCGCGGACGTCGTCGAGACCGGCACCTCCCTGCGCAACGCCGGCCTCGAGGTCGTCGGCGAGCCGATCATGACGTCCGAGGCCGTGGTGATCCTCCCCCGGGCTCGAACACACTCGCCCGGGGGGACCCCCACCACCGGCGCCGACGGCGAGGAGCCCAAGGTGCAGCAGTTCCTGCGCCGCCTGCAGGGCGTCCTGGTCGCCCGCACGTACGTGATGATGGACTACGACTGCCGGGTAGAGCAGCTGGAGAAGGCCGTCGCGCTGACCCCCGGCCTGGAGTCCCCGACCGTGTCGCCCCTGCACAACGAGGGCTGGGTCGCCGTCCGGGCGATGGTCCCCTCCAAGGAGGCGCAGCGGATCATGGACGACCTGTACGACATCGGGGCCCGCGCCATCCTCACCACGGCCATCCACGCCTGCCGCCTCTGA
- a CDS encoding PH domain-containing protein, with protein sequence MSDTRMPELPVTFRPGVTRAVLLTAGAALFVVVSLIGLLLSGLGPGERISFVFTAALLAGVLFLLARPKVVADETGVTVVNIVNRRRLAWPEILQVNLRSGDPWVFLDLSDGTSMPVLGIQPGMARQRAVADARALRALAEAHSAPEAGAARD encoded by the coding sequence ATGTCCGACACACGGATGCCCGAACTGCCCGTCACCTTCCGGCCGGGCGTCACCCGCGCGGTGCTCCTCACCGCGGGCGCCGCGCTGTTCGTCGTCGTCAGTCTGATCGGGCTGCTGCTGTCCGGGCTCGGCCCGGGGGAGCGGATCAGCTTCGTGTTCACCGCCGCCCTGCTGGCCGGTGTGCTGTTCCTGCTGGCCCGGCCGAAGGTCGTCGCCGACGAGACGGGCGTCACGGTCGTCAACATCGTGAACCGGCGCCGCCTGGCCTGGCCGGAGATCCTTCAGGTGAACCTCCGCTCGGGTGATCCCTGGGTCTTCCTCGACCTCAGCGACGGCACCAGCATGCCCGTGCTCGGCATCCAGCCCGGCATGGCCCGGCAACGGGCCGTCGCCGACGCACGGGCCCTGCGGGCCCTCGCCGAGGCGCACTCCGCGCCCGAGGCCGGCGCCGCCCGGGACTGA